In one Corallococcus sp. EGB genomic region, the following are encoded:
- a CDS encoding MupA/Atu3671 family FMN-dependent luciferase-like monooxygenase, producing the protein MNSTARSPSAPPSFPTLVDLLRSRAATQGEDLLYRFLETGDVDGPVETWSYARLDARARAVGALLSADGGWGERALLLYPPGLEFVAGFMGCLYGGVVAVPCYPPDPTRLERTLPRLRAIAKDCGARYVLTTQAIQEMAEFFTPQAPELGELRWVATDAVPEGRAAEWARPDVDADTLAFLQYTSGSTGTPKGVKVSHHNILSNEALITRGFGLDAARSSGMGWLPMFHDMGLIGKVLQPLYLGFPCTLMSPIAFLQRPLRWLEAISHFRATCSGGPNFAYDLCVRKATDADRGRLDLSSWDLAFNGAEPVRRETLERFADTFARCGFRKTAFYPCYGLAEATLIVSGGSKGEPYHHGRFDSDSVARGRPVEAAADGRALTLVSSGRAAPGHQVRVVHPETLDTCSAGTVGEIWTTGPSVAQGYWNRPEESERAFGARLVGSAESWLRTGDLGFLNAEGELFVTGRLKDLIIVRGRNLYPQDLEQSVERAHRAVRPGCVAAFSVEEAGEERLVVAAEVDARDDFDAAAVVDAVRRALADEHAVHAHGVVLLQARSIPKTSSGKIQRRACRDGYLAGELEVVGASVVATGVDAPEVPAVSLREALATSGPERRARVEDALRGAVARQLGVAPGQVRSDAALASLGLDSLMALELHGELEASLGASLPVAFLWQHPTLADCAGQLLEAGARARSQPPLQAGTLEGTLPLSPGQQRLWFLDRLVPGTPLYHVHFQLRLFGPLDEPALRHALEALVARHAVLRTRFPEAGGQPHAVVQPTGSVELARADLRGLSVSQQDARLRELALAQAREPFQLESGPLMRTALVAQDEREHVLLMTQHHIITDGWSTGVLARELASLYRARVEGTASALKPVALQYPDVARWQHAWGPLLDAQREFWSRKLQGMPRLELPTDHARPRTPGFQGALHRLTLPRDLVERVKAAGREEGCTLFVTLAAAWAALMARYSGQADFGLGTVVSQRERSELRDVVGFLAHTLVLRCDVSGAPSFRELLARTRRTFHEALANAELPFEEVVGASRAVRGVDNPLFQTNLLLEALPPTSLDVPGMTWRPVLPVPDGAVEGTAKFDLQLSLAETPEGLEGALEYRTDLFEPATVARLAGHLERLLRAAVDAPGVSVADLPLLTPDEARTVLRDWNDFTPPPEATRDVSIPGQLRAQAARTPDAVAVVGDDEALTYAQLDARSDAWAWRLRERGVGPESRVGLCVERSAGMVVAMLGVLKAGAAYVPLDPDYPRERLAYVLEDSGAALLLTQTHLAELLPTAGLPVVCLDGPDAPSPADARGAPPLRVGPGDLAYVIYTSGSTGRPKGVMVPHGAVDNFFTAMDARVGPSPAGSWLAVTSISFDISVLELLWTLTRGFKVVVQGEDAVMKAPSRASATRRKPLEFSLFYFADDADGASGADRYRLLMEGAKFADRHGFAAVWTPERHFHAFGGLYPNPAVAGAAIAAVTERVGIRAGSVVLPLHHPVRVAEDWALVDNFSRGRAGISVASGWHANDFVFAPDAYARRREQMLEGIDTVRRLWRGETLRMPGGGGAQVDVTLRPRPVQAELPVWLTAAGNPDTFITAGRLGCRVLTHLLGQSWEDLEQKLALYRDAWRGAGHPGDGHVTLMLHTFIGEDPGAVRAAAERPFRDYLKSSADLMRGLGRTLGVDMDAATEADLERLAGHAFERYFETSGLFGTPRGVRERVEQLRSGGVDEVGCLIDFGIPTDTVLASLPRLHEVKTRSDRDGRRAGTGRPLAERLREHAITHLQCTPSLARTLLADAAPSEALGSVRRMMVGGEALPVALATSLQQALSPDAALLNMYGPTETTVWSSTHRVSAEEAGAVASIGAPLTRTRFYVLDARRGPVPVGVPGELYIGGAGVVRGYLRRPDLTAERFVPDPFSEEPGARMYRTGDRVRWRTDGTVEFLGRVDFQLKVRGFRIEAGEVEAALTAHPTVREAVAVAREDVPGDVRLVAYVAAHAGQEVDPAALRDFVARRLPEHMVPSLVVALPVLPLTPNGKVDRQALPAPTQTRVAKAAYVAPQGQVEEQVAQVWREVLRVDQVGVHDNFFDLGGHSLLMVQVHARLKVALDQDLPLLKLLEHPTIHTLSRYLRQPSTAKNQPVEAAQDRARRQMESLRRQRQRDRR; encoded by the coding sequence ATGAACTCCACGGCCCGGAGTCCCTCCGCCCCGCCCTCCTTCCCCACGCTGGTGGACCTGCTGCGCTCGCGCGCGGCCACCCAGGGCGAGGACCTGCTCTACCGCTTCCTGGAGACGGGCGACGTCGATGGGCCCGTGGAGACGTGGAGCTACGCGCGCCTGGATGCGCGGGCGCGCGCGGTGGGGGCGCTGCTTTCGGCGGACGGGGGCTGGGGTGAGCGAGCGCTGCTGCTGTACCCGCCGGGCCTGGAGTTCGTCGCCGGCTTCATGGGCTGTCTCTACGGCGGCGTGGTGGCCGTGCCCTGTTACCCCCCGGACCCCACCCGGCTGGAGCGGACGCTGCCGCGCCTGCGCGCCATCGCGAAGGACTGCGGCGCGCGCTACGTGCTCACGACGCAGGCCATCCAGGAGATGGCGGAGTTCTTCACCCCGCAGGCGCCGGAGCTCGGGGAGCTGCGCTGGGTGGCCACCGACGCGGTGCCCGAAGGCCGCGCGGCGGAGTGGGCGCGGCCCGACGTGGACGCGGACACGCTCGCGTTCCTCCAGTACACCTCCGGCTCCACCGGGACGCCCAAGGGCGTGAAGGTGAGCCACCACAACATCCTCAGCAACGAGGCGCTCATCACCCGGGGCTTCGGGCTGGACGCGGCGCGCTCGTCCGGCATGGGCTGGCTGCCCATGTTCCATGACATGGGCCTCATCGGGAAGGTGCTCCAGCCGCTCTACCTGGGCTTCCCGTGCACGCTGATGTCGCCCATCGCGTTCCTCCAGCGCCCCCTGCGCTGGCTGGAGGCCATCTCGCACTTCCGCGCGACGTGCAGCGGCGGGCCCAACTTCGCGTATGACCTGTGTGTACGGAAGGCCACCGACGCGGACCGCGGGCGGCTGGACCTGAGCAGTTGGGACCTGGCGTTCAACGGCGCGGAGCCGGTGCGGCGCGAGACGCTGGAGCGCTTCGCGGACACCTTCGCCCGCTGTGGGTTCCGCAAGACGGCGTTCTACCCATGTTATGGCCTCGCCGAAGCGACCCTCATCGTCAGCGGAGGCTCGAAGGGCGAGCCGTATCACCACGGCCGCTTCGACTCGGACTCCGTCGCGCGGGGGCGGCCGGTGGAGGCGGCGGCGGACGGCCGCGCGCTGACGCTGGTGTCCTCGGGCCGCGCCGCGCCGGGGCACCAGGTGCGCGTGGTGCATCCGGAGACGCTGGACACGTGCTCCGCCGGGACGGTGGGGGAGATCTGGACCACGGGCCCCAGCGTGGCGCAGGGCTACTGGAACCGGCCGGAGGAGTCCGAGCGGGCCTTCGGCGCGCGGCTCGTGGGGAGCGCGGAGTCGTGGCTGCGCACGGGCGACCTGGGCTTCCTGAACGCGGAGGGTGAGCTGTTCGTCACCGGCCGGCTCAAGGACCTCATCATCGTCCGGGGCCGCAACCTCTACCCGCAGGACCTGGAGCAGTCCGTGGAGCGGGCGCACCGCGCGGTGCGTCCGGGCTGCGTGGCCGCCTTCAGCGTGGAGGAGGCGGGCGAGGAGCGGTTGGTGGTGGCCGCAGAGGTGGACGCGCGCGACGACTTCGACGCGGCGGCCGTGGTGGACGCCGTGCGCCGGGCGCTGGCCGACGAGCACGCGGTGCACGCTCACGGCGTGGTGCTGCTCCAGGCGCGCAGCATCCCCAAGACGTCCAGCGGGAAGATTCAACGCCGCGCCTGCCGCGACGGCTACCTCGCGGGGGAGCTGGAGGTGGTGGGCGCCTCCGTCGTCGCGACCGGCGTGGACGCGCCCGAGGTCCCCGCCGTGTCCCTGCGCGAGGCCCTGGCGACGTCCGGGCCGGAGCGCCGCGCGCGCGTGGAGGACGCCCTGCGCGGCGCCGTGGCGCGGCAGCTGGGCGTGGCGCCCGGGCAGGTGAGGTCCGACGCGGCCCTGGCCAGCCTGGGGCTGGATTCGCTGATGGCGCTGGAGCTGCATGGCGAGTTGGAGGCCTCGCTGGGCGCGTCGCTGCCCGTCGCCTTCCTGTGGCAGCACCCCACGCTCGCGGACTGCGCCGGACAGCTGCTGGAGGCGGGAGCCCGCGCGCGGAGCCAGCCGCCGCTCCAGGCCGGGACGCTGGAGGGAACGCTGCCGCTGTCCCCCGGCCAGCAGCGCCTGTGGTTCCTGGACCGGCTGGTGCCGGGCACGCCGCTGTACCATGTGCACTTCCAGCTGCGGCTCTTTGGCCCGCTGGATGAGCCGGCGCTGCGCCACGCGCTGGAGGCGCTCGTCGCGCGGCACGCGGTGCTGCGCACGCGCTTCCCGGAGGCCGGAGGCCAGCCGCACGCGGTGGTCCAGCCCACCGGGAGCGTGGAGCTGGCCCGGGCCGACCTGCGCGGGCTGTCCGTCTCGCAGCAGGACGCGAGGCTTCGCGAGCTGGCGCTGGCCCAGGCGCGGGAGCCCTTCCAGTTGGAGTCCGGCCCGCTCATGCGCACCGCGCTGGTGGCGCAGGATGAGCGGGAGCACGTGCTCCTGATGACGCAGCACCACATCATCACGGACGGCTGGTCCACGGGCGTACTGGCCCGCGAGCTGGCCTCGCTCTACCGCGCCCGGGTGGAGGGCACGGCCAGCGCGCTGAAGCCCGTCGCGTTGCAGTACCCGGACGTCGCGCGGTGGCAGCACGCATGGGGTCCGCTGCTGGACGCTCAGCGCGAGTTCTGGTCGCGCAAGCTCCAGGGCATGCCCCGGCTGGAGCTGCCCACGGACCACGCGCGGCCGCGGACGCCCGGCTTCCAGGGCGCGCTCCACCGGCTCACCCTGCCCCGCGACCTGGTGGAGCGCGTGAAGGCGGCGGGCCGCGAGGAGGGGTGTACCCTCTTCGTCACGCTGGCGGCGGCGTGGGCCGCCCTCATGGCGCGCTACAGCGGACAGGCGGACTTCGGCCTGGGTACCGTCGTGTCCCAGCGCGAGCGCTCGGAGCTGCGCGACGTGGTGGGCTTCCTCGCCCACACCCTGGTGCTGCGCTGTGACGTGTCCGGAGCGCCTTCATTCCGGGAGCTGCTCGCGCGCACGCGGCGCACCTTCCACGAGGCGCTGGCGAACGCGGAGCTGCCCTTCGAGGAGGTGGTGGGCGCCTCGCGCGCGGTGCGCGGCGTGGACAACCCGCTCTTCCAGACGAACCTCCTGCTGGAGGCGCTGCCCCCCACGAGCCTGGACGTGCCCGGCATGACGTGGCGGCCCGTGCTGCCCGTGCCGGATGGCGCGGTGGAGGGCACGGCGAAGTTCGACCTCCAGCTCTCCCTCGCGGAGACGCCCGAGGGTCTGGAGGGCGCGCTGGAGTACCGCACCGACCTCTTCGAGCCCGCCACCGTGGCGCGGCTGGCCGGACACCTGGAGCGGCTGTTGCGCGCGGCCGTGGACGCGCCCGGCGTGAGCGTGGCGGACCTGCCCCTGCTCACCCCGGACGAGGCGCGCACCGTGCTGCGCGACTGGAACGACTTCACCCCGCCCCCGGAGGCCACCCGGGACGTGAGCATCCCCGGCCAGCTCCGCGCGCAGGCCGCGCGCACGCCGGACGCGGTGGCCGTGGTGGGCGACGACGAGGCGCTCACCTACGCGCAGTTGGACGCGCGCAGCGACGCGTGGGCCTGGCGCCTGAGGGAGCGCGGCGTGGGCCCCGAGTCGCGCGTGGGGCTGTGCGTGGAGCGCTCCGCGGGCATGGTGGTGGCCATGCTCGGCGTGCTCAAGGCCGGGGCGGCTTACGTGCCCTTGGATCCGGACTACCCGCGAGAGCGCCTGGCGTACGTGCTGGAGGACTCCGGCGCGGCGCTGCTGCTGACGCAGACGCACCTGGCGGAGCTGCTGCCCACGGCCGGACTGCCGGTGGTGTGCCTGGACGGTCCGGACGCGCCGTCCCCGGCGGACGCGCGCGGCGCGCCTCCCCTGCGCGTGGGACCGGGCGACCTCGCCTACGTCATCTACACGTCGGGCTCCACGGGCAGGCCCAAGGGCGTGATGGTGCCCCACGGCGCGGTGGACAACTTCTTCACCGCCATGGACGCGCGCGTGGGGCCGTCACCCGCGGGCTCGTGGCTGGCCGTCACCAGCATCTCCTTCGACATCTCCGTGCTGGAGCTGCTGTGGACGCTCACGCGCGGCTTCAAGGTCGTGGTGCAGGGCGAGGACGCGGTGATGAAGGCGCCCTCTCGCGCGTCCGCCACGCGCCGCAAGCCGCTGGAGTTCAGCCTCTTCTACTTCGCGGATGACGCGGACGGCGCCTCCGGCGCGGACCGCTACCGGCTGCTCATGGAGGGCGCGAAGTTCGCGGACCGCCACGGCTTCGCGGCGGTGTGGACGCCCGAGCGGCACTTCCACGCCTTCGGTGGCCTGTACCCCAACCCGGCCGTGGCCGGCGCGGCCATCGCCGCCGTCACCGAGCGGGTGGGCATCCGCGCGGGCAGCGTGGTGCTCCCGCTGCACCACCCGGTGCGCGTGGCGGAGGACTGGGCCCTGGTGGACAACTTCTCCCGGGGGCGCGCGGGCATCTCCGTGGCGTCGGGCTGGCACGCGAACGACTTCGTCTTCGCTCCGGACGCCTACGCGCGGCGGCGCGAGCAGATGCTGGAGGGCATCGACACCGTGCGCAGGCTGTGGCGCGGCGAGACATTGCGCATGCCCGGCGGCGGGGGCGCGCAGGTGGACGTGACGCTGCGGCCCAGGCCCGTGCAGGCGGAGCTGCCGGTATGGCTCACCGCGGCCGGCAACCCGGACACCTTCATCACCGCGGGCAGGCTGGGCTGCCGCGTCCTCACCCACCTGCTGGGCCAGTCCTGGGAGGACCTGGAGCAGAAGCTGGCGCTCTACCGGGACGCGTGGCGCGGCGCGGGCCACCCGGGCGACGGCCACGTCACCCTGATGCTGCACACCTTCATCGGGGAGGACCCGGGCGCGGTGCGCGCGGCGGCGGAGCGCCCCTTCCGCGACTACCTCAAGAGCTCCGCGGACCTGATGCGCGGCCTGGGTCGCACGCTGGGCGTGGACATGGACGCGGCCACGGAGGCGGACCTGGAGCGGCTGGCCGGCCACGCCTTCGAGCGCTACTTCGAGACGAGCGGCCTCTTCGGGACGCCGCGCGGCGTGCGCGAGCGCGTGGAGCAGCTGCGCTCGGGCGGCGTGGACGAGGTGGGCTGCCTCATTGACTTCGGCATCCCCACCGACACGGTGCTCGCGAGCCTGCCCCGGCTCCACGAGGTGAAGACGCGGAGCGACCGCGACGGCCGGCGCGCCGGCACCGGAAGGCCCCTGGCCGAGCGGCTGCGGGAGCATGCCATCACCCACCTCCAGTGCACCCCGTCGCTGGCGCGCACCCTGCTCGCCGACGCGGCCCCCTCGGAGGCCCTGGGCAGCGTGCGCCGGATGATGGTGGGCGGCGAGGCCCTGCCTGTCGCGCTGGCCACGTCGCTCCAGCAGGCGCTGTCCCCGGACGCGGCGCTGCTCAACATGTACGGCCCCACGGAGACCACCGTCTGGTCCTCCACCCACCGCGTGTCGGCCGAGGAGGCGGGAGCGGTGGCCTCCATCGGCGCGCCGCTCACGCGCACGCGCTTCTACGTGCTCGACGCGCGACGGGGGCCGGTGCCGGTGGGCGTGCCCGGTGAGCTCTACATCGGCGGCGCGGGCGTGGTGCGCGGCTACCTGCGCCGGCCGGACCTCACCGCGGAGCGCTTCGTGCCGGATCCGTTCAGCGAGGAGCCCGGCGCCCGCATGTACCGTACGGGGGACCGGGTGCGCTGGCGCACCGACGGCACGGTGGAGTTCCTGGGCCGGGTGGACTTCCAGCTCAAGGTGCGCGGCTTCCGCATCGAAGCCGGCGAGGTGGAAGCGGCCCTCACCGCCCACCCCACCGTGCGCGAGGCCGTGGCCGTAGCGCGCGAGGACGTGCCCGGTGACGTACGCCTGGTCGCCTACGTCGCCGCCCACGCCGGACAGGAGGTGGATCCCGCCGCGCTGCGGGACTTCGTGGCGCGGCGGCTGCCCGAGCACATGGTGCCGTCGCTGGTGGTGGCGCTGCCCGTGCTGCCGCTGACGCCCAACGGCAAGGTGGACCGCCAGGCGCTGCCCGCCCCCACGCAGACGCGCGTGGCGAAGGCCGCGTACGTGGCCCCGCAGGGACAGGTGGAGGAGCAGGTCGCCCAGGTGTGGCGCGAGGTCCTCCGGGTAGACCAGGTGGGCGTGCACGACAACTTCTTCGACCTGGGCGGCCACTCGCTGCTCATGGTGCAGGTGCACGCGCGGCTCAAGGTCGCGCTGGACCAGGACCTGCCCCTGCTGAAGCTGCTGGAGCACCCGACCATCCACACGCTGTCGCGCTACCTGCGCCAGCCCTCCACCGCGAAGAACCAACCGGTGGAGGCGGCGCAGGACCGCGCACGGCGTCAGATGGAGAGCCTGCGCCGCCAGCGCCAGCGGGACCGGCGTTAG